The Cucumis melo cultivar AY chromosome 5, USDA_Cmelo_AY_1.0, whole genome shotgun sequence genome has a segment encoding these proteins:
- the LOC103491580 gene encoding uncharacterized protein LOC103491580, protein MAGSHLGLIFFTFFVFLTSIPPLSAAGSDAPTVYDVLPKYGLPSGLLPDSVLDYTLSSDGQFVVHLAKPCYIHFDYLVYYHKTITGKLEYGSITDLDGIEVQKLFLWFDVKEIRVDLPPSDNIYFQVGFINKKLDIDQFKTIHSCQDNALASSLGSWKRILELPPPIDDIQMLITE, encoded by the coding sequence ATGGCGGGATCTCATCTGGGTCTAATCTTTTTCACCTTCTTCGTCTTCTTGACCTCAATTCCTCCGCTTTCTGCAGCAGGGTCCGATGCCCCCACTGTCTATGATGTTCTCCCTAAATATGGCCTTCCCAGTGGCCTTTTACCTGACTCCGTCCTCGACTACACTCTCTCCTCCGATGGTCAATTTGTCGTTCATTTGGCCAAACCTTGTTACATCCATTTTGATTACTTGGTTTATTACCATAAAACCATTACTGGGAAGCTCGAATATGGCTCCATCACTGATCTCGACGGCATCGAGGTTCAGAAATTGTTTCTCTGGTTCGATGTGAAGGAAATCAGAGTCGATTTGCCGCCTTCTGATAATATCTACTTCCAAGTTGGATTTATCAACAAGAAGCTCGACATCGACCAATTTAAGACTATCCACTCATGCCAGGATAATGCTTTGGCCTCTTCTCTTGGCTCCTGGAAACGGATTCTTGAG